CCAGCAGCTTGGACAGTTCCTTGGCGACCGATGCTCGGTCCTTATCGGAAATCCCGATGTTGATATTCGGAGCACTGGCGGTTGAATTCGATTTTTTACCCATAAAAACTCCCTTTTATAAAAGCTGAGATACCCTTCTCAGCATAACACCACGAGCCAGACGGTAGCGACTCGGCAATGTGAATTCTGTGCTGACAGTCGCATACAGATCGAATGCAATTCAGACTGAATTTGACATTCGAATCAGACTGCGCCGGCTTTTGACGACAGCCGCTGACGTGTCGACATTCTGAACCACCCCATGACTAAAGTCAGGGGCTTGCGATCACAATTAGTCAAACACGAGTACGCCTGAAAAAACCGTCTCTCACGTCCCTCAAACACCCGATCACCAAAATCTGGTCCGCCATCAAGCGCGGCCTCCTGACATCCCCTTGCCAAACATACCCGGACTCACGTCGCATCGACAATGGCCCGCACCGGGGAGTCTGCCTCGATCATTCTGACTCCTCGCAGATCTGACGCCTGGACCGCCTGAGCGAGCGCCTCTACTGCCGCATACCGGGTGAAAGTCTTGCGCCAGGCCAGCACAATACGTCGATCCGGCACAGGCTCTTCAAACGGCACGTACCGAATGAGTGCAGACTCGTTGACGTCTGTCGTCGAGAGTGCAGTGACCGGCATGACCGTCAGACCAATTCCGGCTGCCACCATGTGACGAATTGTTTCGAGCGAAGAACCCTCAAACGTGCGCTGCATGCCCTCTGTCGTATCCGAGTAACGTGACAGCTCGGGGCACACACCCAGGACCTGATCCCGGAAGCAATGGCCACTGCCTAATAGCAGCATGTTCTCCTGCTTGAGATCCTCTGCAGAGATCGATTCTCGACTGGCCCAAGGATGCGATGCCGGCATGGCCACCACAAAAGGCTCGTCATACAGTGGCATGGTAACGAGTCCCGCGTCGGGCAGCGGCAGCGCCATGATGGCACAGTCGAGTTCGCCCTGGCGCAGTAGTTCGACCAGGCGGGCGGTGAAGTTCTCTTGCAGAATCAAAGGCATTTGAGGCGTTCTTTGCACCTGAACCGGAATCAGCTTGGGCAATAGATAAGGGCCGATGGTGTAAATCACGCCCACTCTCAATGGACCAGCCAGCGGATCATGACCGAGCCTGGCGATTTCCTTGATCGTTGCACTTTCCTGCAAAACCTTGTGCGCCTGCGCCACAATCCGTTCGCCAATCGACGTGGTGCTCACCTCCGAGCCACCACGTTCAAATAACGTGACCCCGAGTTCGTCCTCAAGCTTGCGGATAGCAACCGACAATGTCGGCTGGCTCACAAAACAGCTCTCTGCTGCACGCCCGAAGTGCTTCTCCCGAGCCACCGCCACGATGTACTTCAATTCTGTCAACGTCATAACCTGATACTCCCGCTCATTCCTGCGGACTGGACCCAGTCTTGGACCACTGCAACAACCGCTGCGTTCTTCCAACTGTCGTCAGCTCTTTCGTCATTTCGCTCTGCCTTTCTATCGGCACTGCTTCACCCGTTGAGAAACTCCTGTCGCCCCTGCAACCAGCGATCAAGATGCGCCTGAGCGATCTCGGGATAAGTCTCACGAAGATGCGCAGCAAGATCCCGGGCTTTCTCGACCCACAGCGCATCGGCCTCATAATCGGCGAACCGTAGCAATGCCAGTCCGGATTGCCTGGAGCCCAGAATCTCTCCCGGTCCGCGCAACTGCAGGTCCCGTCTTGCTATTTCAAACCCGTCCTCTGTTTCGTACATGGCTCGCAGCCGCACCTGGGCCTGCTGGGACAGTGGCTGTTCGTAAAGCAGGATGCAAACCGACTGTTCACTACCGCGCCCAACCCTGCCACGCAACTGATGCAACTGCGCGAGCCCGAAACGTTCGGCGTGCTCGATTACCATGAGCGCCGCGTTGGGCACATCCACGCCCACCTCGATCACGGTAGTGGCCACCAGCAGATCAATTTCGCCGGCGGAAAAATTCTGCATGACCTGACTTTTTTCATTGGGGTGCAATCTTCCGTGCACCATACCAACTCGCAGGTCTGGCAGCATCGACGCCAGCGTTTCATAGGTCTGGGTTGCGGTCTGCAATTCCAGAGCCTCGCTTTCCTCAACCAGCGGACAAACCCAGTATGCCTGCCCTCCGTCACGTACTGCGTGACCGATCGAGGCAATCACTTCGTCGCGACGCCCGGCGCTCACCAGCTTGGTCTTGACAGGTTTGCGCCCCGGCGGGCGCTCATCGATCACTGATACATCCAGATCAGCAAAAAATGTCATGGCAAGCGTACGCGGAATCGGCGTGGCACTCATGGTCAGCTGATGAGGCAACAGATCGTGATCGGACTTTCTGCTCAGCGCCAGTCTTTGCGACACGCCAAACCTGTGCTGTTCATCCACAATTGCCAGTCCGAGATTGTGAAACACGACACCGTCCTGAATCAATGCTTGCGTGCCAACAATCAGATGCGCCTGGCCAGACTCAATATCGGCCAGAGCCTGGCGCTTGACCTTTGCCCCCAATCCTGCGCACAGCCAGACACAACGCAAACCGAGCGCTTTGGACCAGGCGTCAAACTTGAGATAGTGCTGCCCGGCCAGAATTTCGGTGGGTGCCATGACCGCTGCCTGTTGACCGTTCTCGACCGCACGCAAAGCCGCAAGCATCGCCACAATCGTCTTGCCACTACCTACGTCACCCTGAAGCAAACGATGCATTGGATGTGGCTTGAGCAGATCGGCATAAATCTCCTGCAGGCATCGTGTCTGGCTACCGGTCAGCTCAAACGGCAAATGCGCCAGTAGCGCCTCGGTGAGAGAAGGTGCTTCAGACTTGCTGGCCGGGACAGGTGGCAACGGTGTAGCGCGACGCAACTGCCGGGACGCGCGCGCGTTGGCCAGACTAAGCTGCTGGGCGAGCAGTTCGTCGAATTTGACCCGAACCCACGCCGGGTGTGTGCGCAACTCGAGAGCATGAATATCCTCTTGCGGTCTGGGCCAGTGCAATGTCCGGATGGCATCCTCAAAACTCATCAGACCGAGCTCGGCAAGAACCGGTTCAGGCAGCGTATCCGTGAGTTGCAGCTGGGCGCACGCTGACTCGATCGCCCGCATGATGCTTTTCTGGGCCAGCCCCTCGCTGGATGAATAAACTGGTGTCAGACGCTGCGGCAAAGGCGCACTGGCCTGAGAGACCTTGGGGTGAACCAGCTCGAGGATCCCGTTGAACCCGGATCGTACCTCTCCCCTGACCCGCCAGCGTTTTCCGGGCTGCATCTGCTGGAGCTGGCTGGGATAGAAATGCAGCCAGCGCAGTTGTATTTCCCCAGTATCATCACGCAGTTGCGCCACGAGCTGACGTCTGGGTCGAGTCACCACGTGCGCGCTGACCACTTCACCTTCTGCATTGAGGCTACGACCCGGACGAGCTTGCGCCAGGCTCGCTAACCGGGTTTCGTCCTCATAGCGAAGCGGAAAGTGCAACACGAGATCCATGGGTGTTGACAGTCCAAGTCGCTCGAGTACGGACTGAGAGGAAACACCTGACTGGGTCATGGCTGGATGCCTGTACCTTGATTGATCTATGTTGTGAACAAGGCTTGACGCGCGATCAAACAACAGTTTCGCGTCGACCGCACGCGTTCATTCCACGCGGTCATTCCACGCGTTCATTCATTACACGACAACAATCGCTTCAACTTCGAACTCAGCCCCCTTTGGCAGGCTCGAGACCCCAACCGTGGAGCGAGCAGGGTATGGCTCGGAAAACACTTCGGCCATGATGCTATTGACCTCACCGAAACGGGACAGATCGGTCAGAAACAGGGTCAGCTTGACGACATGGCTCAGGTCTCCCCCGCAAGCCTCGATGACAGCCTGCATGTTGTCAAACGCCTGACGCACCTGATCCTGGAAGCTGCCTTCAATCAGAGAGCCCGTCTGCGGCTCCAGTCCGATCTGACCAGAGAGATAAAACGTCTTTCCTTGGGGTGCACCAACGGCCTGAGAATAGGGCCCAACCGCGCTCGGTGCTCTTTCGGTGTGAATGATTTGCTTACTCATACAGTCCTCATACAGCAGATTCTCCGTCACTGATTGCGCCGGAGGGTTTTACTCATCAGGTGCCAACTCACTCAACCCGAATCAGACATTGACAGGTCAGTTGTTCAACCGGGCTGGGCAAGACACCACTTCAAGAACATTTATAGATGCATAGAGTTTAATAGACTCAGACAATTTCCCAACCAATTTCCCCCATAAATATGTCCTGCTTGTGCGCTCACTGATGCGGCCAGCGTCTTTCACCGGTCATTCTGCCAACATCGATGCATACACACCATCAAAACGTGACAAAGACGGTGCTGGCGGCCAATCAGGGCCACGCAACCAGTGAACCACCCTCAGCCCTCACGAACAGCACCAAGGAGAAACAGGTGCAATCCAGGCGAACTGGCTAAGCGTAACCGCAATTTGAGTCCTTTGTAGTAATATTGATTTATTGAGATTTATTATCGTTCGTGTTTATCTTTCGGTTTCGATTTCATTAATGATAGAAATCTCTCAGGTGTTTGCGGTTTGATTTCAGGCAATGCTTGCCACCGGCGAAACCTTCCGCAATACCGTTAGAGCTTTTTTAAATACATGACAGATCTAGTCCCTTGTCCTCGTGCACGCTAGTGCGCCCAGGTGTTCCAGAGGATGGCTATCTGACATTTCCACCCAGAAAACAACCCGATATTCCGGAGTTTGATTGATGAGATTCGTGAATTTTGACCGTTCACCCCCTGTTTCGCTCAAGCAATCAGGGCGTGTCCTGCTCGGCGCAGCAGCCGTGGTACTCGCGACCGCCAGTGCAGCACCGACTGTAGCCAGCGCACAGGAAGTCAACCTGTACACCACCCGTGAACCCAAGTTGATCGTGCCGATTCTGGAGGAATACACCAAACAAAGCGGTGTCAAAGTCAACACTGTGTTTGTCAAGGACGGGTTAATCGAGCGCGTCAAGGCCGAGGGCGACAAGTCCCCTGCCGACGTGCTGATGACCGTAGACGTGGGTAACCTGATTGACCTGGTCGAGAACGGTGTCACACAACCGATCAGTTCCGACGTTCTCAACGCCGCCATTCCTGAGAACCTGCGTGGTCCCGACGGCAACTGGTATGCCCTTTCGCTGCGTGACCGGGTGGTCTATACAGACAAGGACAGTGGCTTGACCGAGATCACATACGAGGAACTCGCTGACCCGAAATACAAAGGCAAGGTATGCATCCGCTCCGGCCAGCACCCGTACAATACGGCCCTGTTTGCTGCCATGATCGCGCACAACGGTGCTGAGGCGACCGAGCAATGGCTGCGTGGCCTTAAAGCCAACCTGGCTCGCCAGGCAACAGGTGGAGATCGCCACGTTGCACGCGACATTCTGGGTGGCATCTGCGACCTGGGTGTGGCCAATGCGTACTACGCCGGGCAAATGAAAACAGCCGAGCCCGGTTCCGACAATCGCCAGTGGGGTGACGCGATTGAAGTGATCCGTCCGACTTTTCAGAAGTCAGGCGGCACGTTTGTGAACATCACCGGTGCAGCCGTTGCACAATCTGCTCCGAATCGTGACGAAGCAATCAAGCTGCTCGAGTTTCTGGTGTCAGACGATGCTCAGACGATGTATGCAAACGCCAACTTCGAGTACCCGGTCAAGGCGGGTGTACCGACAAACCCGACCGTGGAATCGTTTGGCGAACTGGTTGTGGACAACTTGCCACTGACAGAAGTCGCCAAGTACCGCAAGCAGGCCAGCGAAATGGTTGACACGGTACGCTTTAACGATTGAGTCGGCGAACTGACGGATCTGAGGTGTACCGCCTGCGTTTACACTTCGGTTCCTGTTCTGACTTCTCCGGTGGTGGTTCGTCGGAGAAGTTCCTGACAAGGAAGCCATATTGTCTTTTAGCGCTAGTCTGAACCGCCGTCTGAATCGTCATTTCGAAGGCGGCTTTCTCTGGACCGTGATTGCAATCACTATTGCAATCGCGGTTTTTGCGCCTGTGGTGTCGCTACTGACATCTGCCCTGCAAGGCAACTTCGATCACTGGGACCACCTCTTTCAGACAGTGCTCCCCCAGGCCACCTGGAACACCCTCTTGCTCCTGACTGGCGTCGGAATTCTGGTAACGTGCCTCGGCACCGGCGCAGCCTGGCTAGTTACTGCCTACGAGTTTCCGACCCGGCGATGGCTCAGCTGGGCACTGCTGCTACCGCTGGCGGTACCGACTTACATCATCGCGTTTGCCTATCTGGATTTGTGGCACCCGATAGGACCAATCCAGACCATCATGCGCGAGATTCTTGGCATTGATTCTCCCAGAGGCCTGCGATTGCCTGATGTCCGGTCCTTGCCGGGTGCCGTCATCCTGCTGGGATTTGTCCTCTATCCCTACGTCTATCTCAGCACTCGCTTCATGTTCCTGACCCAGGCCGCCGGCATGATTGAGGCAGCGAGAGCACTGGGCGAATCACGGTTCGGAGTCGTCACTCGCGTAGCGTTACCGCTGGCGCGGCCAGCCATTGCCGTTGGAGTAAGCCTGGCACTGCTTGAAACACTCAACGACATCGGTGCGTCCGAGTTTCTCGGTGTACAGACATTGACGGTTGCTGTTTACACCACCTGGGTCACGCGCAGCGATCTCGCTGGCGCCGCCCAGATCGCGCTGACCATGTTGCTCATCGTCGTGTTTCTGATCCAGGTCGAGCGCCAGGCACGCGCCAGGCAACGCTACTCGACCGTTCAGCGGATGCGGCCCATGGCACCCTACCAACTCAAGGGCTGGGGAAAATGGATCGCAGTCATGCTCGGATGGATCCCGGTCACGATCGGTTTTCTGATGCCTGCAGGCTACCTGCTGAACGAGGCAATCAAGCGTTTTGAGCTGGCCGGGGCGGTATCCGACCAGATCCTTGCGGCAACCTTCAACACCATCTCGATTTCGGTGGTGGCAACGATACTGACGCTGACGTGTGGACTGGTCGTGGCATGGGCCACCAGAAGGATAAGAGAAAGTGCCACCACTCACAACTGGGTCAACTGGCTGGCCAAGGCCGCAAGCCTTGGCTACGCGATTCCCGGAACGGTTCTGGCCATTGGTCTGCTCGCCCCTCTGCTGTTTGTCGATCACGTGATCGAATGGGTATCAACCCTGCTGGGAAATCCGATCACAGAACTTGTTTTCCTTGGGTCTGTGGGCGGCCTTCTGGTGGCCTACACCATCCGCTTTCTTGCCATATCGGTCGGTTCGATCGAGGCAGGATTATCACGGATTCCGCCTTCGATCGAGCAAGCATCGCGACTACTTGGCACGCCCCCAAGCTTGACGTTGTGGAAGATTCACTTGCCGCTGCTTCGCCCGGCGCTCGCTTCGGCGGCCTTGCTAGTGTTTGTGGACACCATGAAGGAGCTGCCAGCCACGTTGATGTTGCGCCCGATGAATTTCGAGACACTGGCCACCTGGCTTTACGCGGAGGCGTCGCGTGGAACCTACGAGGAAGGCGCGATCGCAGCGCTCCTGATTGTACTGGTAGGACTGATACCGGTTATCCTTCTGGCTCGGACACAATCAAAACCTCTGCTTTCCTCCTGATTTATGCTTGATGTCAATCACATCACTGTCGGCTACAACGCCCGTGGCCAATTCGTCCCTGTCGCCCAGGATGTCAGCTTTCAACTCGGGCAAGGTGAGATCGGTTGCCTGCTAGGCGAGTCTGGTTGCGGTAAAACCACGATCCTGCGCAGCATTGCCGGATTTGAACCGCTACAGAAGGGAACGATTTTGCTCAACGGCGAAGTCATCTCATCCCCGACCCAGGTACTGCCTCCCGAGCAGCGCCAGGTCGGCATGATGTTTCAGGATTACGCCCTCTTCCCTCACTTGAAAGTCGGCGAGAATATCGGATTCGGACTTAGAAAGCTTCCCAGACAGCAGCGCCAGGTCCGGATCGACGAAATGCTGCAACTCGTTGGACTCAAGGCCTACGAAGATCGCTATCCGCATGAACTGTCAGGCGGTCAGCAACAGCGCGTGGCTCTGGCCAGAGCGCTCGCCCCCGAACCGCAACTCCTGTTGCTGGACGAACCATTTTCCAATCTTGATGTGGACACGAGAGAAAGACTCGCTTTCGAGCTGCGAGACATCCTCAAACAGACAGGCCACACTGCGCTGCTCGTGACGCATAATCATGATGAAGCCTTCGCGCTTGCAGACCAGATCGGCGTCATGGCAAAGGGCAAACTACAACAGTGGGCTTCGCCTGCCATCCTGTACGATCACCCGGTCAACTCGTATGTGAGTGATATTTTGCACCGCGAGGTGCTCGCCGAGAAGCGTGCGGCAGCACGCCTTCGCGGCAAACCGGTAGAAACGATCAGAGACGATCAGGAATGATCAGCGGTCGCCGATTCCCTGGCAGCCCGGTGTGAATCGTCAGGCTCTTCAGCCCGATCACCAATGGCCCCTGGAGACTGTATCGGTTGATCCAGAGACGATTGATCCATGCCAAGCTCGCGCAGTTTGCGTGTGATCGTGTTACGCCCCATCCCCAGGCGCGCCGCTGCCTCAACCCTGCGACCTCGGCAGACATCCAGTGCAGCTTGCAGAATTGCCCGTTCGAATTCGTTGGTCAAGGACCCCCAGAGATCGGGCTCAGCCTTCATCAGGCGCTCAGTGGCGTCGCGCACAAGCCGGTCAGTCCATCGCCCGGGCGTCATCGACTCAGGCACAGGGGCCTGGGCATCCATTGAAACTGCAACAGGGGAATCGCTCACCAGCATGCTGGGGGTGTGAATCTCCGGTGGCAGATCATCCAGATTAATCGTCTGACCGGGAGCCATCACTGTTAACCAGTGACAAAAGTTTTCCAGTTGTCTGACGTTCCCCGGAAAATCAAATTGTTTGAGTGCATCAAGCGCCGCGTCCGAGAGCCTCTTCACTGGCACACCCAGCGTGTTGGCACTGACTGCCAGAAAGTGTCTGGCAAGCTGCTCAATATCTTCACGTCTTTCTCGTAAAGGCGGAAGACGCAGACGAATCACGTTCAGACGGTGAAACAGATCTTCCCGGAACTTGCCTTCACGCACACGCTCTTCCAGGGGCTGGTGAGTCGCTGCCACGATGCGAACGTCCGCACGCACAGGCTGCGACCCGCCAACCCGGTAAAACGTACCATCTGACAACACACGCAACAACCGTGTCTGCAGTTCAAACGGCATGTCCCCGATCTCATCCAGAAACAAGGTGCCGCCACTGGCCTCTTCAAAACGGCCACGACGGGTAGTGTTGGCTCCGGTAAACGCCCCGCGCTCGTGACCAAACAATTCGGCCTCAAGCAGATCACGAGGAATCGCTGCCGTATTAAGCGCTACAAACGGTCCCTTTGAACGCATACCATGCTGGTGCAAGGCCCTTGCCACCAATTCTTTACCACTGCCCGACTCACCCGTAATCAACACTGTGACGTTGGACTGGGCCAGTCGCCCAATGGCCCGAAACACCTCCTGCATCGCAGGTGACGCTGACTGAGTCAGCATCGCTTTGGGCGAAGACTCGCCGGCCCCGTCAGTTGTTCCAGCGTCCTGGGCACCTGGCTCTGCCTGGCTGGACTCCTGAATGGCCCGGCTGATAAGCGATACAGCTTCGTTTACATCGAAGGGCTTGGGGAGATAGTCAAAAGCACCTCCCTGGAACGCCGAGACGGTGCTATCCAGATCACCAAACGCGGTCATGATGATGACAGGCAGTGCGGGATGAGCCCGCTTGACGTCTTTCAGGAGCGCCAGTCCATCCTTACCTGGCATCCGGATATCTGACACAAGTGCTGCCGGGACATCATCATGCAGCGCGGTCTGCACTTCCTGCGCACTAGAGAAACTGACCGTCTCGATTCCAGCACGGGTCAGCGCCTTCTCGAGCACCCAGCGAATGGCTTGATCATCGTCTACGATCCATACGGGTTTCATGAGAGCTCCAGTGGTAACAACAATTTAAATTCTGTGCGGCCTGGCCTCGAATCGAATTCGATCAAACCATCGTGCTGTTGCAGCAGATCCTGAGCCAGGCTCAACCCCAGGCCTGTGCCCCCCTGCCGGTCCGTGACCAGCGGATGGAATATCCGTTCCCGCACCGCATCCGAAACGCCAGGACCGTTGTCGATCACGGAAATCTGAGCAGCCAGACGGTGCTGTCGACGATGCATCAGGACCTGCCGGGCAATCCGTGTTCTGACCTGAATCCTCGCATCCTGAACCTCGGGGTGCTGGGCAAGAATCTGCGCTGCATTTCGCACCACATTCAAAAGCGCCTGCACCAGACGGGCCGGATCAGCATAAACATCGGGCATCGACGCGTCGTAATCCCGTATCAGATGAATACCGGGAAACTCGGCTGCTACCAGTGAACACACCCGCTCGCACACCTCGTGGATATTGATGTGTTCTTTATGCAAGGGCGTATTGCCAGGTGCTGTCAGTCTATCGACCAGTCCCTGAAGGCGATCAGCCTCGGAAATAATCACCCGTGTGTACTCTGTCAGACGCTCGTCGGGCAATTCGGATTCAAGCAACTGCGCCGCACCACGCAACCCACCAAGTGGATTCTTGACTTCGTGGGCAAGATTTCTCAGCAATTCACGCTGGGCCGCGATTTCGTCGGCCAGACGCTGCGTGCGATCCACGATGAGACGATGCTCCAGATCGGTGACTTCCATGATTGCCACCCAGGGCTGATGAACCAGACTCATGGTGGTAACAGACACTTCGGAAGAAACCCCG
This sequence is a window from Orrella marina. Protein-coding genes within it:
- a CDS encoding LysR substrate-binding domain-containing protein; translated protein: MTLTELKYIVAVAREKHFGRAAESCFVSQPTLSVAIRKLEDELGVTLFERGGSEVSTTSIGERIVAQAHKVLQESATIKEIARLGHDPLAGPLRVGVIYTIGPYLLPKLIPVQVQRTPQMPLILQENFTARLVELLRQGELDCAIMALPLPDAGLVTMPLYDEPFVVAMPASHPWASRESISAEDLKQENMLLLGSGHCFRDQVLGVCPELSRYSDTTEGMQRTFEGSSLETIRHMVAAGIGLTVMPVTALSTTDVNESALIRYVPFEEPVPDRRIVLAWRKTFTRYAAVEALAQAVQASDLRGVRMIEADSPVRAIVDAT
- the recG gene encoding ATP-dependent DNA helicase RecG; the protein is MTQSGVSSQSVLERLGLSTPMDLVLHFPLRYEDETRLASLAQARPGRSLNAEGEVVSAHVVTRPRRQLVAQLRDDTGEIQLRWLHFYPSQLQQMQPGKRWRVRGEVRSGFNGILELVHPKVSQASAPLPQRLTPVYSSSEGLAQKSIMRAIESACAQLQLTDTLPEPVLAELGLMSFEDAIRTLHWPRPQEDIHALELRTHPAWVRVKFDELLAQQLSLANARASRQLRRATPLPPVPASKSEAPSLTEALLAHLPFELTGSQTRCLQEIYADLLKPHPMHRLLQGDVGSGKTIVAMLAALRAVENGQQAAVMAPTEILAGQHYLKFDAWSKALGLRCVWLCAGLGAKVKRQALADIESGQAHLIVGTQALIQDGVVFHNLGLAIVDEQHRFGVSQRLALSRKSDHDLLPHQLTMSATPIPRTLAMTFFADLDVSVIDERPPGRKPVKTKLVSAGRRDEVIASIGHAVRDGGQAYWVCPLVEESEALELQTATQTYETLASMLPDLRVGMVHGRLHPNEKSQVMQNFSAGEIDLLVATTVIEVGVDVPNAALMVIEHAERFGLAQLHQLRGRVGRGSEQSVCILLYEQPLSQQAQVRLRAMYETEDGFEIARRDLQLRGPGEILGSRQSGLALLRFADYEADALWVEKARDLAAHLRETYPEIAQAHLDRWLQGRQEFLNG
- a CDS encoding RidA family protein — protein: MSKQIIHTERAPSAVGPYSQAVGAPQGKTFYLSGQIGLEPQTGSLIEGSFQDQVRQAFDNMQAVIEACGGDLSHVVKLTLFLTDLSRFGEVNSIMAEVFSEPYPARSTVGVSSLPKGAEFEVEAIVVV
- a CDS encoding extracellular solute-binding protein, whose amino-acid sequence is MRFVNFDRSPPVSLKQSGRVLLGAAAVVLATASAAPTVASAQEVNLYTTREPKLIVPILEEYTKQSGVKVNTVFVKDGLIERVKAEGDKSPADVLMTVDVGNLIDLVENGVTQPISSDVLNAAIPENLRGPDGNWYALSLRDRVVYTDKDSGLTEITYEELADPKYKGKVCIRSGQHPYNTALFAAMIAHNGAEATEQWLRGLKANLARQATGGDRHVARDILGGICDLGVANAYYAGQMKTAEPGSDNRQWGDAIEVIRPTFQKSGGTFVNITGAAVAQSAPNRDEAIKLLEFLVSDDAQTMYANANFEYPVKAGVPTNPTVESFGELVVDNLPLTEVAKYRKQASEMVDTVRFND
- a CDS encoding ABC transporter permease, producing MSFSASLNRRLNRHFEGGFLWTVIAITIAIAVFAPVVSLLTSALQGNFDHWDHLFQTVLPQATWNTLLLLTGVGILVTCLGTGAAWLVTAYEFPTRRWLSWALLLPLAVPTYIIAFAYLDLWHPIGPIQTIMREILGIDSPRGLRLPDVRSLPGAVILLGFVLYPYVYLSTRFMFLTQAAGMIEAARALGESRFGVVTRVALPLARPAIAVGVSLALLETLNDIGASEFLGVQTLTVAVYTTWVTRSDLAGAAQIALTMLLIVVFLIQVERQARARQRYSTVQRMRPMAPYQLKGWGKWIAVMLGWIPVTIGFLMPAGYLLNEAIKRFELAGAVSDQILAATFNTISISVVATILTLTCGLVVAWATRRIRESATTHNWVNWLAKAASLGYAIPGTVLAIGLLAPLLFVDHVIEWVSTLLGNPITELVFLGSVGGLLVAYTIRFLAISVGSIEAGLSRIPPSIEQASRLLGTPPSLTLWKIHLPLLRPALASAALLVFVDTMKELPATLMLRPMNFETLATWLYAEASRGTYEEGAIAALLIVLVGLIPVILLARTQSKPLLSS
- a CDS encoding ABC transporter ATP-binding protein, with protein sequence MLDVNHITVGYNARGQFVPVAQDVSFQLGQGEIGCLLGESGCGKTTILRSIAGFEPLQKGTILLNGEVISSPTQVLPPEQRQVGMMFQDYALFPHLKVGENIGFGLRKLPRQQRQVRIDEMLQLVGLKAYEDRYPHELSGGQQQRVALARALAPEPQLLLLDEPFSNLDVDTRERLAFELRDILKQTGHTALLVTHNHDEAFALADQIGVMAKGKLQQWASPAILYDHPVNSYVSDILHREVLAEKRAAARLRGKPVETIRDDQE
- the ntrC gene encoding nitrogen regulation protein NR(I), translated to MKPVWIVDDDQAIRWVLEKALTRAGIETVSFSSAQEVQTALHDDVPAALVSDIRMPGKDGLALLKDVKRAHPALPVIIMTAFGDLDSTVSAFQGGAFDYLPKPFDVNEAVSLISRAIQESSQAEPGAQDAGTTDGAGESSPKAMLTQSASPAMQEVFRAIGRLAQSNVTVLITGESGSGKELVARALHQHGMRSKGPFVALNTAAIPRDLLEAELFGHERGAFTGANTTRRGRFEEASGGTLFLDEIGDMPFELQTRLLRVLSDGTFYRVGGSQPVRADVRIVAATHQPLEERVREGKFREDLFHRLNVIRLRLPPLRERREDIEQLARHFLAVSANTLGVPVKRLSDAALDALKQFDFPGNVRQLENFCHWLTVMAPGQTINLDDLPPEIHTPSMLVSDSPVAVSMDAQAPVPESMTPGRWTDRLVRDATERLMKAEPDLWGSLTNEFERAILQAALDVCRGRRVEAAARLGMGRNTITRKLRELGMDQSSLDQPIQSPGAIGDRAEEPDDSHRAARESATADHS
- the glnL gene encoding nitrogen regulation protein NR(II); this translates as MKVAEILNLLSTTVLLLDRDGVVSHANAASEDLFGRSRRQIEGQMAIALFDEDLALAQSVHHACEGSLEGMRQVVKMHRNGVSSEVSVTTMSLVHQPWVAIMEVTDLEHRLIVDRTQRLADEIAAQRELLRNLAHEVKNPLGGLRGAAQLLESELPDERLTEYTRVIISEADRLQGLVDRLTAPGNTPLHKEHINIHEVCERVCSLVAAEFPGIHLIRDYDASMPDVYADPARLVQALLNVVRNAAQILAQHPEVQDARIQVRTRIARQVLMHRRQHRLAAQISVIDNGPGVSDAVRERIFHPLVTDRQGGTGLGLSLAQDLLQQHDGLIEFDSRPGRTEFKLLLPLELS